One Gossypium hirsutum isolate 1008001.06 chromosome A11, Gossypium_hirsutum_v2.1, whole genome shotgun sequence genomic window carries:
- the LOC107923788 gene encoding dehydrodolichyl diphosphate synthase CPT3, which produces MSSLKMAGNILCSASSFIRKCIFGVLRVGPIPNHIAFIMDGNRRYAKKQKLSHDGAAGGGGRYDAGFWALMVMLLYCQELGVKYITAYAFSIDNFKRKPEEVESLMTSMLEKFHLLDILVKLLAVRVHFAGNLELLSNELRASAMELTEATAAYSKSVLTICIAYTSRDEILHAVRESCEQKRIDLEFGNDDDDEIKLMKVEKNMYMAVAPDPDIIIRTGGENRLSNFLLWQSCWSHLHSMWVLWPEIGVWNLVFAILNFQRNKTYCLDMKKKEKEL; this is translated from the coding sequence ATGAGTAGTTTGAAAATGGCAGGAAATATATTATGCAGTGCCAGTAGTTTTATCAGAAAATGCATCTTTGGTGTTCTTAGAGTTGGTCCAATCCCCAATCACATTGCTTTCATCATGGACGGAAATCGACGATATGCTAAAAAGCAGAAGCTCTCACACGATGGAGCCGCCGGGGGCGGCGGTCGTTATGATGCTGGCTTTTGGGCTCTCATGGTTATGTTGTTGTACTGCCAAGAGCTTGGGGTGAAATATATCACTGCCTATGCCTTCAGCATCGACAATTTCAAGCGGAAACCAGAAGAAGTTGAATCACTTATGACTTCCATGTTAGAGAAATTCCATCTCTTGGATATCCTCGTCAAACTTTTGGCCGTTAGGGTCCATTTCGCTGGGAATTTGGAGCTCTTGAGCAATGAGCTTAGGGCTTCCGCCATGGAACTTACGGAAGCTACGGCTGCGTATTCGAAATCGGTGCTTACGATTTGTATTGCCTACACTTCTAGAGACGAAATCTTGCATGCCGTTCGAGAATCTTGTGAGCAAAAACGCATTGATCTGGAATTCGGTAACGACGACGACGATGAGATAAAGTTGATGAAGGTTGAGAAGAACATGTATATGGCGGTTGCACCGGATCCCGACATTATAATACGGACCGGAGGGGAGAACCGGCTAAGCAATTTCTTGTTGTGGCAGAGTTGTTGGAGTCATTTACATTCCATGTGGGTACTTTGGCCGGAGATTGGTGTATGGAATTTGGTGTTTGCAATCTTGAATTTTCAGAGGAATAAAACCTACTGCTTGgacatgaagaagaaagaaaaagaactgTAA
- the LOC107924612 gene encoding elongator complex protein 3: MATAVLAPDPKKLPRPGRGGFQAHGLTEEEARVRAIAEIVNSMVELSRKNQTVDLNAIKSAACRKYGLARAPKLVEMIAALPESDRESLLPKLRAKPVRTASGIAVVAVMSKPHRCPHIATTGNICVYCPGGPDSDFEYSTQSYTGYEPTSMRAIRARYNPYVQARSRIDQLKRLGHSVDKVEFILMGGTFMSLPADYRDYFIRNLHDALSGHTSANVEEAVAYSEHSAVKCIGMTIETRPDYCLGPHLRQMLSYGCTRLEIGVQSTYENVARDTNRGHTVAAVADCFCLAKDAGFKVVAHMMPDLPNVGVERDLESFKEFFESPLFRADGLKIYPTLVIRGTGLYELWKTGRYRNYPPEQLVDIVARILAMVPPWTRVYRVQRDIPMPLVTSGVEKGNLRELALARMDDLGLKCRDVRTREAGIQDIHHKIRPEEVELVRRDYTANEGWETFLSYEDTRQDILVGLLRLRKCGRNNTCPELMGKCSIVRELHVYGTAVPVHGRDADKLQHQGYGTLLMEEAERIASREHRSTKIAVISGVGTRHYYRKLGYELEGPYMVKYLV, encoded by the exons ATGGCGACCGCCGTCTTAGCTCCGGACCCGAAAAAGCTCCCGCGCCCGGGTCGGGGCGGGTTTCAAGCTCATGGATTAACGGAAGAAGAGGCCCGGGTTCGAGCTATCGCCGAAATTGTGAACTCCATGGTGGAACTGTCACGGAAGAACCAAACGGTGGACCTCAACGCGATCAAATCCGCCGCATGTCGAAAATACGGGCTCGCACGTGCGCCGAAGCTTGTGGAGATGATCGCGGCGCTTCCTGAGTCAGACCGTGAGTCCCTTCTTCCAAAACTCCGAGCCAAACCAGTCCGAACCGCTTCCGGAATCGCAGTCGTGGCGGTTATGTCGAAGCCGCATCGGTGCCCGCATATTGCCACTACGGGTAACATTTGTGTATATTGCCCCGGTGGACCAGATTCGGATTTTGAGTATAGTACTCAGTCGTATACTGGATATGAGCCAACTAGCATGCGAGCAATTCGAGCCAG GTATAATCCATATGTCCAGGCAAGAAGCCGTATAGATCAGCTGAAGCGATTGGGTCACAGTGTcgacaag GTTGAATTCATCTTGATGGGTGGTACTTTCATGTCACTGCCTGCAGATTACCGAGATTATTTTATTAGGAATCTTCATGATGCTTTATCCGGACACACTTCTGCCAATGTTGAAGAGGCGGTTGCCTACTCTGAACATAGTGCAGTGAAGTGCATTGGAATGACAATTGAAAC TAGGCCAGACTATTGTCTCGGCCCTCATTTGCGCCAAATGCTTTCTTATGGTTGTACACGATTGGAGATTGGAGTTCAAAGCACATATGAGAATGTCGCTCGTGACACTAATAGAGGACACACTGTTGCTGCAGTAGCTGATTGTTTTTGCTTGGCGAAAGATGCTGGTTTTAAG GTTGTTGCTCATATGATGCCTGATCTTCCTAATGTTGGTGTTGAGAGAGACTTGGAAAGTTTTAAGGAGTTCTTTGAGAGCCCTTTATTTCGAGCCGATGGACTTAAAATTTATCCCACCCTTGTAATTCGTGGAACTGGCCTCTATGAGCTCTGGAAAACTGGCAG GTATAGAAACTACCCACCTGAGCAGCTTGTTGACATTGTGGCGAGGATCTTGGCCATGGTACCTCCTTGGACACGTGTTTATAGGGTTCAGCGTGATATTCCTATGCCTCTGGTTACTTCAGGGGTTGAGAAAGGAAATCTTCGTGAACTAGCCTTAGCGCGTATGGATGACTTGGGCTTGAAGTGTCGAGATGTTCGAACACGTGAAGCTGGTATCCAG GACATTCACCATAAAATTAGACCTGAAGAAGTTGAGCTTGTTCGACGTGATTATACTGCAAATGAAGGTTGGGAAACATTTTTGTCGTATGAAGATACGCGCCAG GATATTCTGGTTGGGTTGTTGCGGCTGCGAAAATGTGGCCGGAACAATACTTGCCCTGAACTAATGGGGAAATGTTCTATTGTCCGTGAACTTCACGTGTATGGAACTGCTGTTCCGGTTCATGGCAGGGATGCTGACAAACTCCAACACCAG GGTTATGGTACACTCTTGATGGAAGAAGCAGAGCGGATTGCAAGCAGAGAGCATAGATCAACAAAAATAGCTGTTATATCCGGGGTAGGAACGCGGCATTACTATAGGAAGTTAGGGTATGAGCTTGAAGGGCCTTACATGGTGAAATATCTTGTTTAA
- the LOC107924606 gene encoding glyceraldehyde-3-phosphate dehydrogenase, cytosolic-like, producing MAKVKIGINGFGRIGRLVARVALKRDDVELVAVNDPFITTDYMTYMFKYDSVHGQWKHHELKVKDSKTLLFGEKPVTVFGIRNPEEIPWGETGAEYIVESTGVFTDKDKAAAHLKGGAKKVIISAPSKDAPMFVMGVNEKDYKPEYDIISNASCTTNCLAPLAKVIHDKFGIIEGLMTTVHSITATQKTVDGPSMKDWRGGRAASFNIIPSSTGAAKAVGKVLPALNGKLTGMAFRVPTVDVSVVDLTVRLEKAASYDEIKAAIKAASEGELKGILGYTDEDLVSTDFVGDSRSSIFDAKAGIALNENFAKLVSWYDNEWGYSTRVVDLIIHVDAVLKAK from the exons ATGG caAAGGTGAAGATCGGTATCAACG GATTCGGTAGGATCGGTAGGTTGGTGGCTCGAGTTGCTTTAAAAAGAGACGATGTTGAACTCGTCGCTGTTAACGATCCTTTTATCACTACTGATTACATG ACATATATGTTCAAGTACGACAGTGTTCACGGGCAATGGAAGCATCATGAACTCAAAGTCAAGGATTCGAAGACCCTTCTGTTTGGCGAGAAGCCAGTCACTGTTTTCGGTATTAG GAACCCAGAGGAGATTCCATGGGGCGAGACCGGAGCTGAATACATTGTTGAATCAACTGGAGTGTTCACTGACAAAGACAAGGCAGCTGCCCACTTGAAG GGTGGTGCTAAGAAAGTAATTATATCTGCCCCAAGCAAGGATGCTCCCATGTTTGTCATGGGTGTTAATGAGAAGGATTACAAGCCGGAATATGACATTATTTCCAATGCTAGCTGCACTACCAACTGTCTTGCTCCCCTTGCTAAG GTTATTCATGACAAATTCGGCATCATTGAGGGACTTATGACAACGGTTCATTCTATTACGG CTACACAAAAAACTGTGGATGGTCCATCAATGAAGGACTGGAGAGGAGGAAGAGCTGCTTCGTTCAACATCATTCCTAGCAGTACTGGAGCTGCTAAG GCTGTTGGAAAAGTGCTTCCTGCCTTGAATGGAAAATTAACTGGAATGGCTTTCCGTGTTCCCACCGTTGATGTTTCAGTGGTTGACCTCACAGTAAGACTAGAGAAAGCAGCCTCTTATGATGAAATCAAAGCTGCTATTAA GGCGGCGTCCGAGGGAGAATTAAAGGGAATCTTGGGTTACACTGATGAAGATTTGGTTTCCACTGACTTCGTCGGTGACAGCAG GTCGAGTATCTTTGATGCAAAAGCCGGAATAGCTCTGAATGAAAATTTTGCCAAGCTTGTCTCTTGGTACGACAATGAATGGGGCTACAG CACCCGTGTTGTTGACCTTATCATTCACGTGGATGCTGTTTTGAAAGCTAAGTAA
- the LOC107924211 gene encoding uncharacterized protein, producing the protein MATSAFKSTSKRSSLGDSADVSSSNRASVHRRARSLSRFSRRLADDDDDDDDETTPAPKTRGRTVNTARGSGLPEISLDDLAIELFDSSLRGRSASWNANVSPRNGEGGVIENVVQRRGRSVSRRGTSGSSVNSGSGGRLTSDTANSRRRRSVSVARYQISDSESDLDHPQNSSNRASMRSSIGENYQISSTHKPTASNRQGLRSSLSQKDLKYHDGYSNHTSAITDDDRGDALSNKSGMERIIRAVYAQKKGEAHPTGDNVNGGLYAAMRKELRHAVEEIKTQLEQAMVKTKMSNIASDGSLHLDNSDFLQAVSTIRRKCITKLEKTEKRRQDLSAEILLEKHGRELSKIVKELLSEPKNSIVEKSFRARKKSHDQNTMSKQLTKEAERYIEDFISNVEDTDISSLDGDRSDTNSSIWGITKTPNFQSPAVFKSVPVEMDGVMLPWLQWETSNDASPSLFENKPDLSQEAPSIQDLSNQFRSSNGSWSPAFSDCPSVSIGEDRGTKFGEQGRYHNQTQSSSIGAKTSQFDVSDYLNTKGNEAFLHEIWCQRRRISSGGLLLCNHIMF; encoded by the exons ATGGCAACTTCTGCTTTCAAATCGACTTCCAAGAGATCTTCACTCGGTGACTCAGCCGATGTATCTTCTTCCAACCGCGCTTCCGTTCACCGCCGCGCTAGGAGTCTCAGCAGATTTTCGCGCCGTCTTGCtgacgacgacgacgacgacgacgacgaGACTACTCCAGCTCCAAAGACCAGAGGGAGAACCGTCAATACCGCCAGGGGATCGGGGTTACCGGAGATTAGTCTCGACGATCTCGCCATTGAGCTCTTTGACTCCTCCCTCAGAGGACGGTCGGCTTCGTGGAATGCTAACGTCAGCCCCCGTAATGGCGAAGGAGGAGTAATAGAGAATGTGGTTCAGAGAAGAGGACGATCGGTGTCCAGGCGAGGAACCAGTGGCAGTTCTGTAAATAGTGGTAGTGGAGGAAGGTTAACTTCGGACACTGCTAACTCCAGGAGAAGGAGATCGGTCTCGGTTGCTCGATATCAAATTAGTGATTCTGAG AGTGATCTAGATCATCCTCAGAACTCAAGCAACCGCGCTAGTATGAGAAGTTCCATTGGTGAAAACTATCAGATATCCTCGACTCATAAACCAACAGCTTCAAATAGACAAGGACTGAGAAGCTCTCTTAGCCAAAAGGACTTAAAATATCATGACGGTTACTCA AACCACACTTCTGCTATAACTGATGATGATAGGGGGGATGCTCTTTCTAATAAAAGTGGGATGGAGAGGATAATACGAGCGGTTTATGCACAGAAAAAG GGAGAGGCACACCCCACTGGTGATAATGTGAATGGTGGGTTGTACGCTGCAATGCGGAAAGAGCTTAGACATGCCGTTGAAGAGATCAAGACACAACTTGAACAA GCAATGGTGAAAACAAAAATGTCCAACATAGCAAGTGATGGAAGTTTGCATCTTGACAATTCTGATTTTCTTCAAGCTGTGTCTACAATTAGAAGGAAGTGCATAACAAAATTGGAAAAG ACAGAGAAGCGTAGACAAGATTTATCAGCGGAGATTCTGTTGGAGAAACATGGCAGAGAGCTCTCTAAAATTGTCAAAGAATTGCTTTCCGAACCAAAGAACTCCATTGTAGAGAAATCATTTCGAGCTAGAAAG AAGAGCCATGATCAAAATACAATGTCGAAGCAATTAACCAAGGAGGCCGAAAGGTATATTGAAGATTTCATTTCAAATGTTGAAGACACAGATATTTCATCATTAGATGGGGACAGGAGTGATACTAATTCAAGTATATGGGGGATAACAAAGACACCAAATTTCCAGAGTCCAGCAGTGTTTAAATCCGTCCCTGTCGAAATGGATGGTGTAATGCTTCCTTGGTTACAGTGGGAGACTTCTAATGATGCTTCTCCATCATTGTTTGAGAATAAACCCGATCTTTCTCAG GAAGCACCCAGTATTCAAGATCTGAGCAACCAATTTAGGAGCAGCAATGGGAGTTGGAGCCCAGCATTTAGCGATTGCCCTTCAGTAAGTATTGGAGAAGATAGAGGAACTAAATTTGGAGAACAAGGAAGGTACCATAACCAGACCCAATCCTCTTCAATTGGAGCCAAAACGTCGCAGTTCGATGTGAGTGACTATCTAAACACCAAAGGCAACGAGGCATTTTTGCATGAAATTTGGTGCCAAAGACGTAGAATTAGTTCGGGTGGTCTTCTTCTTTGTAACCATATTATGTTTTAG
- the LOC107924213 gene encoding lysine histidine transporter 2: MEIQPEKRDSAPSNDDFLNDWLPITKSRNAKWWYSAFHNVTAMVGAGVLGLPYACSLLGWGPGVAIMVLSWVITLYTLWQMVEMHEMVPGKRFDRYHELGQHAFGEKLGLWVVVPLQLMCEVGVDIVYVVTGGTSIKKIYNTLYPDGKEIRSTWFYVAFGALHIFLSHLPSFNSITAISFFAALMSLSYSTIAWVASVRKGVQPTVSYGPRSATPKAQLFDFFSGLGDVAFAFAGHNVVLEIQATIPSTPGKPSKGPMWKGVVIAYLVVAACYFPVAFCGYLVFGNQVEDNVLVSLEKPAYLIVAANAFVLVHVIGSYQVFAMPVFDMMESFLVKQMHFKPSLMLRTITRTSYVLFTMLVAITLPFFGGLLSFLGGFSFAPTSYYIPCIIWLIIYKPKRFSLSWFANYICIGIGVILTILGPIGGMISLIHSSQTFKFFS, from the exons ATGGAGATTCAACCTGAGAAGCGTGATTCAGCACCATCAAATGATGATTTTTTGAACGATTGGCTTCCCATTACTAAATCCAGAAACGCTAAATGGTGGTACTCTGCTTTTCACAATGTCACCGCCATGGTTGGAGCTGGTGTTTTGGGTCTCCCTTATGCTTGTTCTTTACTTGGATG GGGACCTGGAGTTGCTATAATGGTATTGTCATGGGTTATCACTTTATATACACTATGGCAAATGGTTGAGATGCATGAGATGGTTCCTGGAAAGCGTTTTGACCGGTATCATGAGTTGGGCCAGCATGCGTTCGGAGAAAAGCTTGGGCTTTGGGTTGTGGTGCCCTTGCAACTGATGTGTGAAGTCGGTGTTGACATCGTTTATGTTGTTACCGGGGGGACATCGATAAAGAAGATTTACAACACGTTGTACCCTGATGGCAAAGAGATTCGATCAACATGGTTTTACGTGGCGTTCGGAGCGCTTCACATTTTCCTCTCCCATCTCCCCAGTTTCAATTCCATCACTGCCATCTCCTTTTTTGCTGCTTTGATGTCTCTAAG CTATTCAACCATTGCTTGGGTAGCTTCAGTTCGAAAAGGGGTTCAGCCAACCGTGAGTTATGGTCCGAGGAGTGCTACACCAAAGGCCCAACTGTTTGATTTCTTCAGTGGATTGGGAGATGTAGCTTTTGCTTTTGCCGGTCATAATGTGGTGTTGGAGATACAAGCAACGATCCCATCGACACCCGGAAAGCCATCCAAAGGACCAATGTGGAAAGGGGTAGTTATAGCTTATCTCGTTGTCGCAGCATGTTATTTTCCGGTTGCCTTTTGCGGTTACTTGGTGTTTGGAAACCAAGTCGAGGACAACGTCCTAGTTTCGCTAGAAAAACCGGCTTACCTCATTGTAGCAGCCAATGCATTCGTTCTCGTTCATGTCATTGGAAGTTACCAA GTCTTTGCGATGCCAGTTTTTGACATGATGGAATCATTTCTGGTGAAACAAATGCATTTCAAGCCAAGTTTGATGCTTCGGACCATTACAAGAACTTCTTACGTTT TATTTACAATGCTCGTAGCAATAACGTTACCTTTCTTTGGTGGGTTACTAAGTTTCCTTGGTGGATTTTCTTTTGCCCCAACATCTTACTAC ATCCCTTGCATCATATGGCTTATTATCTATAAACCAAAGAGATTCAGCTTGTCATGGTTCGCAAACTAT aTTTGCATTGGTATTGGGGTGATTTTGACGATTTTGGGACCAATAGGAGGAATGATTTCTCTCATTCATTCATCGCAGACCTTCAAATTTTTCTCTTAG
- the LOC107924212 gene encoding 4-coumarate--CoA ligase-like 9: MAERNPSRSNAGFCYETRIYSSLRQPVPLPPADQPLSVAEYCLSIFSSISTSGATPFAVNATTGQTLSYSEFVSQVRSLAYCLKKRYSLSQNDVAFVLSPTSLHIPVLFCALMSLGIIVSPANPLGSNSEIAHQVQLSKPVIAFATSRTSHKIPSLKHGTILLDSPEFLYFLTQSNIDGNIIKRIKVNQSDSAAILYSSGTTGRVKGVMMSHRNLIAMMAGIHHYNTIEAEGSDNPPRSVTFFTVPLFHVFGFFMLLGAVLSADTVVLTERFEFAEMLRAIEKYKITFMPVSPPLVLAFVKSNLTKKFDLSSLQMLGCGGAPLGREVAQLFNEKFPNVLLLQGYGLTETGGGATNVLGPEEAARYGTVGRLAENMEAKIVDPETGESLPPGQRGELWLRGPTVMKGYLGDEKATAETLDSEGWLKTGDICYFDTEGFLYIVDRLKELIKYKAYQVPPAELEHLLHSHPEIADAAVIPYPDEEAGQIPMAYIVRNPGSSLTAAQTMDFIAKQVAPYKKIRRVAFIDSIPKNPAGKILRRELVNHTGGLSRL, translated from the exons atggcggaaagaaATCCAAGCCGTTCAAACGCCGGATTCTGTTACGAAACGAGAATTTACAGTAGCTTAAGGCAGCCCGTCCCTCTCCCGCCAGCTGATCAACCTCTTTCCGTCGCGGaatattgtctctccatcttctCTTCCATTTCCACCAGCGGCGCCACCCCTTTCGCCGTCAATGCAACCACCGGCCAAACGCTGAGTTACTCTGAATTCGTTTCTCAGGTCCGTTCCCTTGCTTACTGTCTCAAAAAACGCTACTCTCTGTCCCAAAACGATGTCGCTTTCGTCCTCTCCCCTACTTCTCTTCATATCCCTGTGCTTTTCTGTGCTCTCATGTCGTTGGGAATCATCGTCTCTCCCGCTAACCCGCTTGGTTCCAACTCGGAAATCGCTCACCAGGTCCAGCTCAGTAAACCGGTTATTGCCTTTGCTACTTCACGAACCTCTCATAAAATTCCATCTCTCAAACACGGAACTATCCTCTTGGACTCGCCCGAGTTTCTATATTTCTTAACTCAGTCCAATATCGATGGTAACATCATTAAACGAATCAAGGTAAATCAGTCCGATTCGGCAGCCATTTTATATTCTTCCGGAACCACTGGGCGGGTAAAGGGTGTGATGATGTCTCACCGCAACTTAATCGCAATGATGGCGGGGATTCATCACTACAACACAATCGAAGCTGAAGGTAGCGACAATCCACCGCGATCGGTGACATTCTTCACCGTGCCACTGTTCCACGTATTCGGTTTCTTTATGCTGTTAGGGGCGGTTTTGTCGGCTGATACCGTAGTTTTGACGGAGAGGTTTGAATTTGCCGAGATGCTGAGAGCCATCGAGAAGTACAAGATTACTTTCATGCCGGTATCGCCGCCGCTTGTGCTGGCGTTTGTCAAATCGAATTTGACTAAAAAGTTCGACTTGAGCTCACTTCAAATGCTTGGCTGCGGTGGCGCGCCGCTTGGTCGGGAGGTAGCTCAGCTGTTCAACGAGAAGTTCCCCAATGTGTTATTGCTACag GGATATGGGCTGACTGAGACTGGAGGAGGAGCAACTAATGTGTTAGGGCCTGAGGAGGCTGCTCGGTATGGGACTGTCGGCCGCCTTGCCGAAAATATGGAAGCCAAGATTGTTGATCCTGAAACTGGAGAGTCGCTGCCACCCGGGCAGAGAGGGGAACTATGGTTGCGGGGCCCAACAGTAATGAAGG GTTATCTAGGTGATGAGAAGGCAACAGCGGAAACCTTGGATTCAGAAGGGTGGTTAAAAACTGGTGATATTTGCTATTTTGACACAGAGGGGTTCCTTTACATTGTAGATAGATTGAAGGAATTGATCAAATACAAGGCATATCAG GTACCTCCAGCTGAATTGGAGCATTTACTTCATTCCCATCCTGAAATTGCTGATGCAGCTGTGATTCC GTATCCCGACGAAGAAGCAGGGCAGATTCCAATGGCTTATATAGTGAGAAACCCTGGAAGTAGCCTCACTGCGGCTCAAACCATGGATTTTATTGCAAAACAG GTTGCACCGTACAAGAAGATTCGTCGTGTTGCATTTATCGATTCCATTCCGAAAAATCCAGCAGGAAAGATCTTGAGGAGGGAGCTGGTTAATCATACTGGTGGTTTGTCTAGATTGTAA